GCTCGGTTATCTTTTATTAGATAACGATAGCTTATTGCTGTCATCGGGTCGGTTTTAAGATGGGATATGTGGACGCCTAACCCCATAGAGGATTATTCAATGGCAACTGTATCAATGCGCGACATGCTTCAGGCTGGTGTACACTTCGGTCACCAAACTCGTTACTGGAACCCAAAAATGAAGCCATTCATTTTCGGCGCTCGTAACCGTGTACACATCATCAACCTAGAAAAAACTGTACCAATGTTCAACGAAGCACTAGCTGAAATTGAAAAAATTGCAGCTCGTAAAGGTAAAGTTCTTTTCGTTGGTACTAAGCGCGCAGCTAGCGAATCAATCAAAGAAGCAGCAGTAAGCTGTGACCAGTACTACGTAAACAACCGTTGGTTGGGTGGTATGCTGACTAACTGGAAAACTGTTCGTCAGTCAATCAAGCGTCTTAAAGATCTTGAAGCTCAATCTACTGATGGTACTTTCGAGAAGCTAACCAAGAAAGAAGCGCTAATGCGTACTCGTGAAATGGAAAAGCTTGAGAAATCACTAGGTGGTATCAAGAACATGGGCGGTCTACCAGACGCAATGTTCGTAGTTGGTGCTGATTGTGAGCACATCGCAATTAAAGAAGCTAACAACCTAGGTATCCCAGTATTTGCTGTTGTTGATACAAACGCAGATCCAGACGGTGTTGATTTCGTTATCCCAGGTAACGATGACGCAATCCGTGCGATCCAGCTTTACACTGGTGCTGTAGCTCAAACTGTTAAAGAAGCTCGCAACCAAGATATCGCTGTTCAAGCTGAAGAAGACGGTTTCGTAGCTGAAGCTTAATAAGTACTTGGTACTTTACAGAGCCTCTTAAGTTACCTTGTGTAAACTAAGAATGGTTACCAGGGGCCGCTAAAGGCCCCTGATTTTTACTCAAAGAATTCAATCTGAGGATTATGACAATGGCAACAGTTACAGCTGCCCTAGTTAAAGAACTGCGTGAGCGTACTGGCGCAGGCATGATGGAATGTAAAAAAGCGCTAGTAGAAGCTAACGCTGACATCGAGCTAGCAATCGAAAACATGCGTAAGAGCGGTGCTGCAAAAGCTGCTAAAAAAGCGGGTAACGTAGCTGCTGAAGGTACTATCATCATCAAGAACAACGAAACTACTGCAGCACTTGTAGAAGTTAACTGTCAAACTGACTTCGTTGCTAAAGATGGTAACTTCCTAGGTTTCGCTAACGAAGTAGCTGACGCTGCTCTAGCTAGCAAAGCATCTGTTGAAGAGCTTCAAGCACAATTCGAAGAAGCACGTGTTGCTCTAGTTGCTAAGATCGGTGAGAACGTTTCTATCCGTCGTGTTGCTTACATCGAAGGTGAGCAAATCTCAACTTACCGTCACGGTGAGCGTATCGGTGTTGTTGTTGCTGGTAACGGTAGCGAAGAAACTCTTAAGCACGTTGCAATGCACGTTGCAGCATCTAAGCCAGAGTACGTTAACCCATCTGACGTACCAGCAGACGTAGTTGCTAAAGAGCGCGAAGTTCAAGTTGAAATCGCAATGAACGAAG
The sequence above is a segment of the Photobacterium leiognathi genome. Coding sequences within it:
- the rpsB gene encoding 30S ribosomal protein S2 yields the protein MATVSMRDMLQAGVHFGHQTRYWNPKMKPFIFGARNRVHIINLEKTVPMFNEALAEIEKIAARKGKVLFVGTKRAASESIKEAAVSCDQYYVNNRWLGGMLTNWKTVRQSIKRLKDLEAQSTDGTFEKLTKKEALMRTREMEKLEKSLGGIKNMGGLPDAMFVVGADCEHIAIKEANNLGIPVFAVVDTNADPDGVDFVIPGNDDAIRAIQLYTGAVAQTVKEARNQDIAVQAEEDGFVAEA
- the tsf gene encoding translation elongation factor Ts, with protein sequence MATVTAALVKELRERTGAGMMECKKALVEANADIELAIENMRKSGAAKAAKKAGNVAAEGTIIIKNNETTAALVEVNCQTDFVAKDGNFLGFANEVADAALASKASVEELQAQFEEARVALVAKIGENVSIRRVAYIEGEQISTYRHGERIGVVVAGNGSEETLKHVAMHVAASKPEYVNPSDVPADVVAKEREVQVEIAMNEGKPKEIAEKMVEGRMKKFTGEVSLTGQAFIMEPKKTVGDVLKEAGVSVSGFVRLEVGEGIEKQEGLSFAEEVALAQKG